In Anaerolineales bacterium, the sequence GTGCGTTCTCTGCTTAGGCAGGCTGCTTGCGAACTAGATTAATAGGCGCTGAGTTTGTGAAATTTGACACCTAAATCCCCCTATGATAGACTCCTGCTAACCTACAAAAACTTAGGTGTCGCCCGATTTTGCCTAAAGTCTGTGGGTTTTAGGTGTATATGCTCTTAGACTACTTACCCATCGCAATTCTCGTGATCCTCTCCACCGGGCTGGCCGCCCTGATCGTGGGCATTGGGCATTTGTTTGGGCCCAACCGCCCTTCAGAGCGCAAGATGGAGTCTTACGAGTCGGGCATGCGCCCGATCGGGCCGGGCACACGGCGTTTGCCGGTGCGCTTTTACCTGATTGCGGTGCTGTTCATCCTCTTCGACATTGAAGTGATCTTTTTCCTGCCCTGGGCGGTGACCTTCCGCCAGCTGGGCTGGTTCGGACTGATCGAGATGGTGGTCTTCATCCTCATCCTGCTGGTTGGCTATGTGTACGCCTGGAAGAAAGGCGCGTTGGAATGGGAGTAGAGAGCAAACTCGGTAATTTGGGGATCGTGACCACCTCGCTCGAGAAGGTGGTGAACTGGGGCCGCACCGGCGCCATGTGGCCGATGCTGTTTGGCCTGGCCTGCTGCGCCATCGAGATGATGTCTTCGCAGGCTCCGCAATATGACATGAGCCGCTTCGGGATGGAACTGATGCGCGCCAGCCCTCGCCAGTCCGATCTGATGATCGTGGCCGGCCGCCTGAGCCGCAAGATGGCCCCGGTGCTGCGCCGCCTGTATGACCAAATGCCTGCGCCCAAGTGGGTGGTCTCCATGGGAGATTGCGCCTCGTGCGGCGGTGTTTACAACAACTACGCCATTGTTCAGGGCGTGGACGAGATCGTGCCGGTGGACGTGTATGTGGCCGGCTGCCCGCCGCGCCCGGAAGCCTTGATCCACGGCATTATGACCCTGCACGAAAAAGTGAAGGGCGAGACTTTCAAGGATTGGGCCTAGCCTTATGCATGCACAGCTCGAACCTGTCTTGACCGACCTGGAGCAGCAGTTTGGCGCCAGCCAGAGCGAATTCCGCGGCCAGGCCAGGCTGCTGGTGGCCCCGCAGCACATCCTGGCCGCCGCCAACGCGCTGCGTGACCAGCACGGCTTTGAAATGCTGGCAGCCCTGAGCGCGGTGGACTACTGGCCGGAGCGCACGCCGCGCTTCCATGCCGTGTATGAGTTCAAGAGCCTGGCCAAGAACCTGCGCCTGGAAGTGCGCGTGCCCTTAGACGGCGATGATCCAGAGCTGGAGAGCATCACCTCTGTCTATCCCAATGCGGATTGGCACGAGCGCGAGCTGTGGGACATGTTTGGTCTGCGCATCCAGAACCATCCGGACTTGCGCCGCATCCTAATGCCAGCGGACTGGACTGGGCACCCCTTGCGTAAAGACTATCCGCTGGGCTACGAAGAAGTGCAGTTCAGCTTCAACTTCGAAGAGATTGAGGCGCGCAAGCCGCGTCCCAAGGAATAGCCGGTTGCCATGTCGTCGCTAGAACAGATCGAGATCACGACTGAGGAATTGCGCCACCTGGTTTCGCCGCGGGCGATCGAGGGCGATACGATCCTGCTCAACATGGGTCCCCAGCACCCCAGCACGCACGGCGTGCTGCGCCTGCTGCTGGAGCTGGATGGCGAGATCGTAGTGAACTGCATTCCGGATATCGGCTATCTGCACACCGGGATCGAGAAGAGCATCGAGTCCAAGAGCTACGAAAAGTCCGAGGTGATGACCGACCGCTTGGACTACTTGAACACGATGGGCAACAACCTGGCCTATTGTCTGGCAGTGGAAAAGCTGGTGGACTTGGACGTACCGGAGCGAGCCCAGGCGGTACGCGTGATCTTCGCCGAACTGCAGCGGATTGCTTCGCACATGGTTTGGTTGGGCACGCACATGCTGGATCTGGGCGCCATGTCGGTCTTCTTCTATACCTTCACCCAGCGCGAGCGTATCCTGGACCTGATGGAAATGGCCGGCGGCCAACGCATGATGACCACCTATTTCCGCCCCGGCGGCCTGTGGCGTGATGTGCCTGACGGTTGGGTGGAGGGCGTGCGCGAATTGATCGATGATCTGCCGCGTCACTTCAAGGAATTCGAAGCCCTGATCAGCAAGAACCCGATCTTTCTGGACCGCACCAAGGATATTGGCATCCTTTCTGCCGAAGACGGGCTGGCCTGGGGCGTGACCGGCTCCACGCTGCGTGGGTCTGGCGTGGATTATGACATTCGCAAGGCCGAGCCGTATTCCGGTTACGAGCGCTATGAATTCGACGTGCCTCTGGCCACCGAAGGCGACGTGTATGCGCGCTATTGGGTGCGCATGAAAGAGCTGTATGAATCGGTGCGCATTGTTCACCAGGCGCTGGACAAACTGCCCAGCGGCCCGTTCCGCAGCAACAATCGCAAATTTGTGCCCCCGCCGCGGGCTGAACTGGGCGAGAGCATGGAGGCGGTCATCCACCACTTCAAGCTCTGGACGGAAGGGTTCCCTGCGCCGAAGAATTCGGTGTACCTGCCGGTCGAATCGCCGCGCGGCGAGCTGGGCGTGCTGCTGGAGGGCGATGGCGGCCCCAAGCCGTATCGTTGCTACTGGCGCACGCCGTCCTTTGTCAACCTGCAGGTGCTGCCCATGCTTTCCAAGGGCCATTACGTGGCCGACCTGGTGGCGATCATCGGCAGCATTGATATTGTTTTGGGAGATACCGACCGGTGAATCCTTTACAGGAACGCTACAGCGAAGAAATTGCGCAGGTCCTGTCCAAGTATCCTGCGGATCAGAAGCGCTCAGCGGTGATGCCGCTGCTGTACATTGCCCAGCGTGAGCACGGCTACGTCAGCCGCGAGCAGTTCGCCCAAATTGCTGAGATCCTGGAGATCTCCGCCACGGATGTGGCCGAGATCCTAGGCTTCTACACCCTCTATCACGATAAGCCGGAAGGCAAGTACCGCCTTCAGGTATGCAATGACCTGCCGTGCGCCCTGCGCGGGGCCGACCAGTTTCTGGAAGGCGTGTGTGACCACCTGGGCGTGAAGCCGGGCGGCACCACCCAAGACGGCCTGGTGACGGTCGAAGCCGTCATGTGCCTGGCCGCCTGCCACCGAGCGCCGATGTTCCAGGTGCAAAGCAGTGAGGGCATTGCCTATCACGAAGATCAGACAGTGGAGAGCGCAGCCCGCCTGGTGGACAGCTGGCGCGCGACGGAGGTCGAATGAACGACATCCTGCTGCGCCATCGCCAGATCCCCAACTTGGACCAATTTCCGATCTACCGCCAGAACGGTGGTTTCGAAGCTTTTAAGCGCGCCCTGACCAGCATGCAGCCGGACGAGGTCACGGACCTGGTCAAGGCTTCCGGCCTGCGCGGCCGCGGTGGGGCGGGCTTCCCCACCGGCATGAAGTGGTCTTTTATTGACAAGAACGTGTTCCCACACTATGTGGTGGTCAACGCTGACGAATCTGAGCCCGGCACCTTCAAAGACCGCGAGATCATGGAAAGCAATCCTTTCCAGTTTCTGGAAGGCGTGATGTTGTGCGCCTATGCGGTGCGGGCCAACGAAGCCTACATTTACCTGCGCGGCGAGTTCTGGCAACTGGCCGCCGAGCTGGACAAGCATATCGAATACCTGGAGCGCGAAGGCCTGCTGGGCGAAAAGCTGTTCGGCACGGACTACAGCCTGCGCCTGTACACCCACCTGGGCGCCGGCGCCTACATCTGCGGCGAAGAGACCGCCTTGCTCGAATCGCTGGAAGGCAAGCTGGGCCAGCCCCGGCTGCGCCCGCCGTTCCCGCCCAGCTTCGGGCTGTATGGCAAGCCGACCATCGTCAACAACGTGGAGACGCTGGCCAATGTGCCCATGATCCTGGAGAAAGGCGCCGACTGGTTCCGGGGCTTCGGCACCGAGAAAAGCCCGGGCACCAAGGTCTTCAGCCTCTCCGGCAATGTCGCCAAACCGGGCAACTACGAATTGCCCCTGGGCACCACTTTCCGTGAGCTGATCTTTGAGCACGGTGGCGGCATCCCCAACGGCCGCAGTATCAAGGCCATCATGCCGGCGGGGGCCTCGTCCTCGCTGATCGTGGCCGACGAGAAGGCGCTGGACACGCCGATGGACTATGAGAGCGTGCCCAGCGTGGGCGCTATGCTGGGCTCCGCCTCGGTGATCGTGGTGGACGACTCGGTCAACATGGCCTGGCTGATCAACAAGACCATGCACTTCTTCCAGCACGAATCCTGCGGCAAATGCACGCCCTGCCGCGAGGGCACCTTCTGGATGCGCCACCTGACCGAACGCATTGAGCACGGCCAGGCGCGCTGGGAGGATGTCGAACTGTTGAATGAAGTCGCCAGCAACGTCAAAGGCAAGTGCCTGTGCGCGCTGGGCGACTTCTCCACGGAAGCGGTGATGTCCAGCATCCAGCGCTTCCGCCATGATTTTGAAATCAAGGTGCTGTCTGAGGCGCCTGTGAGTGTCGACATCAAAGTGAGCAACCCATGAGCGACGCAGTAGCCCCGAAGATCGACGAGAACTTGGTCACGTTAATTATCGATGGCCAGCCGGTGGCGGTGAAGGCCGGCACGGTACTGGTGGATGCGGCCAAGCAGGCCGGCATTGATATTCCCGTGTTTTGCTACCACCCCAAGATGGAACCGGTGGGCATGTGCCGCATGTGCCTGGTGGAGGTGGGCCGCCCGCAGATCGACCGCGAGACCGGCAAACCCGCCCTGGATGAGAATGGCGAGCCGATCATTCAATTTGGCCCCAAGCTGGAAACCGGTTGCACCGTGCCGGTGGCCGAGGGCATGGTGGTGCGCGGCTACACCGACAATGTAAAGGAAGCCCGCGACGAAGTGCTGGAGTTCCTGCTGACTTCGCACCCGCTGGACTGCCCGATTTGCGACAAGGGTGGCGAATGCCCCCTGCAAAACCTGACGATGAACTTTGGCCCCGGCCAGAGCCGCTATATTTATGACGAGAAGAAGCACCTGGAAAAACACGTGCCGCTGGGCGACCTGATCTTCCTGGACCGCGAGCGCTGCATCCAGTGTGCGCGCTGCACGCGCTTCCAGGATGAGATTGTGGACGACCCGGTGATCGGCTTTTCGCAGCGCGGCCGCGCCCTGCAGATCGTGACCTTCTCGGAGCCGGGCTTTGACTCATACTGGTCTGGCAACACCACCGACATTTGCCCGGTGGGCGCGCTGACCACGGCGGACTTCCGCTTTGGCGCCCGCCCGTGGGAAATGCAGCAGTCCGCCTCCATCTGTAACCAGTGCTCGGTGGGCTGCAACATCACCTTCAACACGCGCCGTGAGGCCAAGTCTGGCGGGCAGACGGTGATCAAACGGGCCATGCCGCGCCAGAACGAGTGGGTCAATGAGATCTGGATGTGCGACAAAGGCCGCTTTGGCTACCACTATACGGAAGCCGCCAACCGCATCCAGCAGCCTTTGCTGCGCAAAGGCGGCCAGCTGACCCCGGTGAGCTGGGAAGAGGCTTTGGCGGCGGTGCGCGAGCAGGTCAAGAAGGCCGCCGGCAAGATGGTGACCCTGGCCGGCGGACGCCTGAGCAACGAAGACTATTTCAATATCAAACAACTGAGCGACGCGGCCAAGGCCCCGGCGCTGCTGTACAGCCAGATGGCCGGCGGCGACCTGACCGCCCAGGTGGGCCTGGGCGCTGGCAGCAATTTAGCTGACTTAGGCCCCGGTTCCACCATCGTGGTGATTGCCAGCGACCTGGAAGAAGAAGCCGGCCTGTGGTGGCTGCGCCTGAAGCAGGCTGCCGAGCGCGGCGCCACCCTGGTGGTGGCCAACCCACGCAGCACCAAGCTGGAACGCTATGCCCAGCATGTGGTGCGCTACAGTTATGGCCAGGAAGCGGCCGTACTGCAGGCGCTGGTGGACAGCCTGTCCCCCAAGAGCCCGCAGCAGAGCGAGGCGGTCAAAGGACTGCTGCGCGAAGATGCGCTGAAGGCTGCCGCCCAAGCTGTGCAGGCCGCCGAGAACCTGGTGGTCTTTTACGGCAGCGACGGCACCAGCCTGGCCAGTTCTACGGCGCTGGCGCAGGCCGCCGCCAATTTACTGATCGCCACCGGCCACGTGGGCCGGGCCAACAACGGCCTGGTGGCCGTGTGGGACAAGGGCAACGCCCAGGGCGCCTGGGACATGGGCCTGCGCCCAAGCGCCGACCTGGCGACTCAATTGAAAGAGGCTGGCCTGCTGTACATCGCCGGCGCCGACCCGGCGGGCGATGACCCGCAATTGGCTGCCGCCGTGGATGCGGCCGCCTTTGTGGTGGTGCAGGAACTGGCCATGACCAAGACCGCCGCCGCCGCCGATGTGGTGCTGCCCGCCCTCGCTTATACCGAGCGCGACGGCAGCTATACCTCTGGCGAGCGCCGCGTGCAGCGCTTTTACCCGGCCGTGCCGGTGCTGGAAGGCGCCCGGGCCGACTATGCCATCGCCGCCCAAATTGGTGAAGCACTGGGCCTGAAGCTGGAACAGCGCTCCACGGCCAAGATCTTCCGCCAGGCCAGCGAGACGCACCCGGCCTACAGTGGCCTGGATTACGGCAGGCTGGCCGAAGTGGTGGCCCAGTGGCCGATCATCGGCCGCGACGATGTGTACTACGGCGGCACGACTTACGACAATACCCAGGGCCTGGGCGTGAAGCTGGACACCGCCGCCGAGCGCGGCGAAGCCCCAGCCTTGAGCTTGGAGGCCGCCGCCGAAACAGTATTGCCGAGCGGCCTGGTGGCCGTGCCGGTGACGCGCCAATATGACCGCGGCAACACGATCAGGTTCTCCAAGCTGCTGGACCCGCGCCGCGAAGCGCCGCAAGTGGTGCTGAACCCGCAGGACGCCGCCGGCCTGGGCCTGAGCGAAGGCAAGCCGGCCAAGGTGACCCTGGACGGCGTGCAGGCCACCGTGACGACCAAGATCGACAACAGCCTGCCGCAAGGCACGGCGCTGATCCCGCGCAGCCTGGGCTTGCCGATCAACGGCCCCACGGCGGTGAAGGTGGAAGCTTAATGATCGATATCTGGTTGGTTGTGGAGTGGCTGGTTAAAAGCCTTGTGCTCATCTTCGTTCTGCTGACGGGCTTTGCCTACACCACCTTCTATGAGCGCAAGCTGGCGGCGCTGATCCAGATCCGCGTCGGCCCCAACCGTGTGGGGCCGGGCGGCTGGCTGCAGCCGCTGGCAGACGGCATCAAGCTGATCTTCAAAGAAGAATTCATCCCGGCCAAGGCCTTCAAGACGGTGTTCATCCTGGCGCCGATCCTGACGGCTGTGCCCGCCCTGGTGATTACCGCCGTGGTGCCCTGGGGCACCGAGATCGAACTGTTCGGGCGCATGATCCCGCTGGGCATTGCCGATGTGAACGTGGCTGTGCTGTATATCTTGTCCGTGGCCTCGATTTCGGTCTACGGCATCGTGCTGGCGGGCTGGTCCTCCAACAATAAATACGCCATGCTGGGCGGCCTGCGCTCCTCAGCGCAAATGATCAGCTACGAGCTGTCGCTGGGCCTGGCGTTCGTCGGCCCGATTTTGCTGGCGGGCTCGATGAGCATGAATGACATCGTCGAAGCCCAACGCAATGTGTGGTTTGTGGTCTGGCAGCCGATCGGCGCGATCATCTTCTACATTGCCAGCCTGGCCGAAGTCAACCGCGCCCCGTTCGACATGCCCGAGGCCGAGCAGGAATTGACGGCCGGTTACCACACCGAATATTCCGGCATGAAGTTCGCCCTGTTCTTCATGGGCGAGTACATCAAGATGGCGGCGGTCAGCGCCATCTTCGCCACTCTGTTCCTGGGCGGTTACCGCGGACCCTTTGTGGATCAGTACCCGCTGCTGGGACCTGTGTATTTATTGTTCAAGGTTTTCCTGAGCCTGGGTGTAATGATTTGGATCCGCGCTACCCTGCCGCGCCTGCGCTATGACCGTCTGATGAGTTTCGGCTGGAAAGTCATGCTGCCCCTGGCCTTGCTGAACGTTTTCCTCACAGCCGTGCTGATCATGTGGTTGGGATTGTGAGCCAGTTATGTTGAATGCCATCAAAAGCTTCTACGAGATCTTAAAGGGAATGGGCATCACGGCTCGCCAGATCCTGCGTGGTTCCCAAACCTACCAGTATCCGGAGACCAAGCGCCCGGTGCGCCAGCGCTTCAAAGGCCGCCACGAGCTGCGGCGCTATGACAATGGGCTGGAGAAGTGCATTGGCTGCGCGCTGTGCGCGGCGGCCTGCCCGGCAGACGCCATCTTCGTCGAGGCGTCTGAGAACACCGATGAGAAGCGCTTCTCCCCCGGCGAGCGCTATGCCAGCACTTATGAGATCAACATGCTGCGCTGCATCTTCTGCGGCTATTGTGAAGACGCCTGCCCGACCGAAGCGATCGTGCTGGGCGATAACTATGAGATGAGCTTTACCGACCGCTCGCAGTCGATTTACACGCGCGAGAAGCTGTTGGTGCCCGTGCCGCCGGGAGGCAACCCCACCCCGCAGCAGGTGGAACCTGGCATGTTTGACCGTTCCATCCCGATGATGGAGAACCCAGACTAATGAACGGCGATCTGTTGCTTTTCTTCGGTCTGGCGTTGGTGGCGGTGGGCGCGGCGGTGGCCATGCTGGTCAGCCGCAACGCGGTGTATTCGGCGCTGTTCCTGATCATCAACTTCGCCACCATCGCGGTCTTTTTCCTGATGCTCGGCGCGCCATTCATCGCCATGGCACAGGTGACCGTGTATGCCGGCGCCATCATGGTCTTGTTCCTGTTCGTGATCATGCTGCTCGGCGCCGAGCAGATCCAACTGCCCGGCCGCGGCGGCTGGCAGCGCCCGCTGGCGATCCTGCTGGCGGTGGCGCTGGTCGCCGAAACGGCTGTGGTCATTTTTGGCCGCGGCGAGGTGACCCAGATGCTGCAACCCTCGGCCAGCGATTACGGCAACCCGCAGGCGATCGGCATGACTTTGTTCAGCGACTTCCTTCTGCCGTTTGAGGTGACCTCGGTGCTGCTGCTGGCGGCCATGGTGGGCGTGATCGTAATTACCAAAGAAGACAGAAAGAAGCCTGAATAGCCATGGTGCCCGTTTCTTATTACTTCGCGCTGTCCGCCATTCTGTTCACGCTGGGCGCTCTGGGCGTGCTGCTGCGGCGCAATGCGATCATCGTGTTCATGTCGATCGAGCTGATGCTGAATGCGGCCAATCTGCTGTTTGTGGCCTTTGCGCGTTCCTTTGGCGCGCTCAACGGCCAGATCTACGTCTTCTTCGTCATCGCCGTGGCCGCGGCTGAAGTCGCCGTGGGCCTGGCGCTGATCGTGGCCATCTTCCGCAGCCGCCAAACCGTCAATCTTGACGACATCACCAGTATGAAGGGTTAGCCGTGGACAGCTTTCATTTAGTCCCCCTGGTTGTATTCCTGCCGCTCGCGGGCTTTCTGTTGAACATAGCGATCGGCCGCCGCCTGGGCGAGCGCGGCTCGGCCCTGATCGCGATCGCGGCGGTGTTCGGCGCCTTTGTGGTGGCGGTGCTACAGGCGCTGAGCCTGGCGGCGCACCCGCACGGCGCCGCCGTGCCGCTGGCCGACTGGATCAATATCGGCAGCCTGCAGGTCCCCTGGGGCTTCCAGGTCGATACGCTCTCCGTGACGATGATGCTGGTGGTGTCCGGTGTAGGTACTCTGATCCACATCTACGCCTCCGGCTATATGTTTTACGATGTGCGCTACAAAGAAGACCCAGCCAGCTACACGCGCTTTTTCATCTACTTGAACCTGTTCATCGCGGCCATGATGGTGCTGGTCAGCGGCAATAGCTACTTAATGCTGTTTGTCGGCTGGGAAGGTGTGGGGTTGTGCTCCTTCCTCTTGATCGGCTTTTGGTACAACCGCAACCCGGACGGCAAGAAGGGTTTCCTCAACTCACAGGCGGCCAAAAAGGCTTTTGTGGCCAACCGTGTGGGCGACTTTGGTTTTCTGATCGCAGTCTTCGCCATTTTCTGGGCCTTTGGCTCGCTGAAATTCGACGAGGTTCTGCCGTTGGCAGGCACGGTGGCCCCGGCCGTGATCTTGCTGATCACCCTGGCGCTGCTGCTGGGCGTGACTGGCAAGTCGGCCCAGCTGCCGCTGTACGTCTGGCTGCCGGACGCCATGGCTGGCCCCACGCCGGTCTCGGCGCTGATCCATGCGGCCACGATGGTGACGGCCGGCGTGTATCTGGTGGCGCGTTCGGCCCCGTTGTTCGCCGTCTCGCCGGTGGCACAGACCACAGTGGCCGTGGTGGGCGGGCTGACCGCCTTGTTCGCCGCCAGTATTGCTGTGGCGCAAACCGATATCAAGAAAGTGCTGGCGTATTCCACCATCAGCCAGCTGGGCTTCATGGTGGCGGCGGTGGGTATGGGCGCCTTCGTGGCCGGCATGTTCCACCTGGTGACGCATGCCTTCTTCAAGGCGCTGTTGTTCATGGGCTCCGGCTCGGTGATCCTGGCATTGGAACGGGCACACCATCCGCTGGAGGATGACCCTTACCTGCCCAAGAAGAAGAAAAAGAAGCACGACGAACACCACGCGCATGGCCACTTGGATCCGCAGGACATGCGCATTATGGGCGGCCTGCGCAAGCAGATCCCGGTTACGTATTGGGTTTACATGATCGGTGCAGTGGCCCTGGCGGGCCTGCCGCCGCTGGCCGGCTTCTTCTCCAAAGACGAAATTTTGACGGACGCGCTGCATGCCAATGTGTTCGTATATGTGCTGCTGACCGCGGCCGCCTTCCTGACCGCCTTTTATATGGGCCGCCAAATGCTAATGGTCTTTTTCGGCCAGCCGCGCTCTGACGCGGCGGCGCACGCCGTGGAAAGCCCGCCGGTGGTCACTGTGCCTCTGATGGTGCTGGCCGCTCTGTCCGCTTTCGGCGGCCTGCTCAACTTCCCTGGCTGGCACCCGCTGACCGACTGGCTGGAGCACACCCTGGGCCACGACCTGGCGCACGCCACGGTCTTCAATCCCGGCGTGGCGGCCTTCTCCACCCTGCTGGCCGGCCTAGCCATCTACCTGTCCTGGCAGCTGTACGGCCGCCAGCCGTTGAAGGAGCGCCAGGCTGACCCACTAAAGAAGCGCCTGGGCTGGCTGTATAAGGCCATGGAAAACAAGTGGTGGGTGGACGAGCTGTATTTCGCCATCATCATCAACCCGTACAAGCGCATGGCCGCTTTCCTGGCCGACAAGGTGGACTGGGACTTTTGGCATGATTGGGTGCACGACACCTTGATCGCCAAAGGCTTCCGCGGGTTGGCCCACTTCTTGGCCAACCCGGTCGACCTGGGCGTGATCGATGGCTTGGCCAATGGCCTGGCCAAGACCGCCCAAGGGCTGGGCCGCGGGTTGAGCCTGCTGCAGAACGGCCTGGTGCGCAATTACGCCCTGGTGACCTTCCTGGGCGTGGTCATTATGATCGGATACCTCGTATTCTCTAGCTGAGGATGGATATGGACTTTATTTTTGAACCGCTGAACCTGCTTACCTTCTTCCCGCTGCTGGGCGCGCTGGCCTTGCTCTTCATCAAAGAGCGTGAGGAGCTGAGCCGCCGGGTGGCCCTGGGGATCTCCCTGGTCACCTTTGGCATCTCGCTGTGGGTGCTGGCGATGTTCAACCCGGCCGACCCGACCCTGCAGATGGAGGTCAACGTCAGCTGGATCCAGGTGGCGGGCTGGAACATCCGCTATGCGCTGGGGATTGACGGCATCAGTATCCTGCTGGTGCTGCTGACCACTTTCCTGGCGCCGATCGCCATCCTCTCCACCTGGAAAGCGGTGGAGGAACGCGCCCGTGACTTCATGGTCTTCTTCCTGATGCTGGAGACCGGCATGCTGGGCGTCTTCCTGGCGCAGGATCTTTTCCTTTTCTATATTTTCTGGGAATTCACCCTGGTGCCGATGTACTTCCTGATCGGCATTTGGGGTGGGGCGCAGCGCATGTATGCAGCGGTCAAGTTCTTCCTGTATACGATGGCCGGTTCTATCTTGATGCTGCTGGCGATCTTGTGGCTGGGCATCAACCAAGGTAGCTTCTATGTGCCGGAATTGATCGCACTGGGCAACATTCCCGGCGAGACGCAGTTCTGGCTGTTCCTGGCCTTTGCGGCCGCTTTCGCCATCAAGGTGCCGATGTGGCCGCTGCATTCCTGGCTGCCGGATGCGCACGTCCAGGCCCCCACGGCCGGCTCGGTGATCCTGGCTGGCGTATTGCTCAAGATGGGCACTTACGGCTTCCTGCGCTTCAACCTGCCGCTGTTTCCGCAGGCGGCGGTGCAGTTGGCCCCGGCCATGGCCACCCTGGCGGTGATCGGCATCATCTACGGCGCCATCGTTTCGTATTCGCAGAAAGACGTCAAGAAGCTGGTGGCCTATTCCTCCATCAGCCACTTGGGTTTCGTCGTGCTGGGCATCTTCGCCATCAATGCACAGGGTATTGAAGGCGCCATTCTGCAGATGATCAACCACGGCATCAGCACCGGTGCCTTGTTCCTTTTGGTCGGCTTTATTTATGAGCGCCGTCACACGCGTGAA encodes:
- the ndhC gene encoding NADH-quinone oxidoreductase subunit A; the protein is MLLDYLPIAILVILSTGLAALIVGIGHLFGPNRPSERKMESYESGMRPIGPGTRRLPVRFYLIAVLFILFDIEVIFFLPWAVTFRQLGWFGLIEMVVFILILLVGYVYAWKKGALEWE
- a CDS encoding NADH-quinone oxidoreductase subunit B, giving the protein MGVESKLGNLGIVTTSLEKVVNWGRTGAMWPMLFGLACCAIEMMSSQAPQYDMSRFGMELMRASPRQSDLMIVAGRLSRKMAPVLRRLYDQMPAPKWVVSMGDCASCGGVYNNYAIVQGVDEIVPVDVYVAGCPPRPEALIHGIMTLHEKVKGETFKDWA
- a CDS encoding NADH-quinone oxidoreductase subunit C, with the translated sequence MHAQLEPVLTDLEQQFGASQSEFRGQARLLVAPQHILAAANALRDQHGFEMLAALSAVDYWPERTPRFHAVYEFKSLAKNLRLEVRVPLDGDDPELESITSVYPNADWHERELWDMFGLRIQNHPDLRRILMPADWTGHPLRKDYPLGYEEVQFSFNFEEIEARKPRPKE
- the nuoD gene encoding NADH dehydrogenase (quinone) subunit D, whose amino-acid sequence is MSSLEQIEITTEELRHLVSPRAIEGDTILLNMGPQHPSTHGVLRLLLELDGEIVVNCIPDIGYLHTGIEKSIESKSYEKSEVMTDRLDYLNTMGNNLAYCLAVEKLVDLDVPERAQAVRVIFAELQRIASHMVWLGTHMLDLGAMSVFFYTFTQRERILDLMEMAGGQRMMTTYFRPGGLWRDVPDGWVEGVRELIDDLPRHFKEFEALISKNPIFLDRTKDIGILSAEDGLAWGVTGSTLRGSGVDYDIRKAEPYSGYERYEFDVPLATEGDVYARYWVRMKELYESVRIVHQALDKLPSGPFRSNNRKFVPPPRAELGESMEAVIHHFKLWTEGFPAPKNSVYLPVESPRGELGVLLEGDGGPKPYRCYWRTPSFVNLQVLPMLSKGHYVADLVAIIGSIDIVLGDTDR
- a CDS encoding NAD(P)H-dependent oxidoreductase subunit E; this translates as MNPLQERYSEEIAQVLSKYPADQKRSAVMPLLYIAQREHGYVSREQFAQIAEILEISATDVAEILGFYTLYHDKPEGKYRLQVCNDLPCALRGADQFLEGVCDHLGVKPGGTTQDGLVTVEAVMCLAACHRAPMFQVQSSEGIAYHEDQTVESAARLVDSWRATEVE
- the nuoF gene encoding NADH-quinone oxidoreductase subunit NuoF codes for the protein MNDILLRHRQIPNLDQFPIYRQNGGFEAFKRALTSMQPDEVTDLVKASGLRGRGGAGFPTGMKWSFIDKNVFPHYVVVNADESEPGTFKDREIMESNPFQFLEGVMLCAYAVRANEAYIYLRGEFWQLAAELDKHIEYLEREGLLGEKLFGTDYSLRLYTHLGAGAYICGEETALLESLEGKLGQPRLRPPFPPSFGLYGKPTIVNNVETLANVPMILEKGADWFRGFGTEKSPGTKVFSLSGNVAKPGNYELPLGTTFRELIFEHGGGIPNGRSIKAIMPAGASSSLIVADEKALDTPMDYESVPSVGAMLGSASVIVVDDSVNMAWLINKTMHFFQHESCGKCTPCREGTFWMRHLTERIEHGQARWEDVELLNEVASNVKGKCLCALGDFSTEAVMSSIQRFRHDFEIKVLSEAPVSVDIKVSNP
- the nuoG gene encoding NADH-quinone oxidoreductase subunit NuoG gives rise to the protein MSDAVAPKIDENLVTLIIDGQPVAVKAGTVLVDAAKQAGIDIPVFCYHPKMEPVGMCRMCLVEVGRPQIDRETGKPALDENGEPIIQFGPKLETGCTVPVAEGMVVRGYTDNVKEARDEVLEFLLTSHPLDCPICDKGGECPLQNLTMNFGPGQSRYIYDEKKHLEKHVPLGDLIFLDRERCIQCARCTRFQDEIVDDPVIGFSQRGRALQIVTFSEPGFDSYWSGNTTDICPVGALTTADFRFGARPWEMQQSASICNQCSVGCNITFNTRREAKSGGQTVIKRAMPRQNEWVNEIWMCDKGRFGYHYTEAANRIQQPLLRKGGQLTPVSWEEALAAVREQVKKAAGKMVTLAGGRLSNEDYFNIKQLSDAAKAPALLYSQMAGGDLTAQVGLGAGSNLADLGPGSTIVVIASDLEEEAGLWWLRLKQAAERGATLVVANPRSTKLERYAQHVVRYSYGQEAAVLQALVDSLSPKSPQQSEAVKGLLREDALKAAAQAVQAAENLVVFYGSDGTSLASSTALAQAAANLLIATGHVGRANNGLVAVWDKGNAQGAWDMGLRPSADLATQLKEAGLLYIAGADPAGDDPQLAAAVDAAAFVVVQELAMTKTAAAADVVLPALAYTERDGSYTSGERRVQRFYPAVPVLEGARADYAIAAQIGEALGLKLEQRSTAKIFRQASETHPAYSGLDYGRLAEVVAQWPIIGRDDVYYGGTTYDNTQGLGVKLDTAAERGEAPALSLEAAAETVLPSGLVAVPVTRQYDRGNTIRFSKLLDPRREAPQVVLNPQDAAGLGLSEGKPAKVTLDGVQATVTTKIDNSLPQGTALIPRSLGLPINGPTAVKVEA
- the nuoH gene encoding NADH-quinone oxidoreductase subunit NuoH; amino-acid sequence: MIDIWLVVEWLVKSLVLIFVLLTGFAYTTFYERKLAALIQIRVGPNRVGPGGWLQPLADGIKLIFKEEFIPAKAFKTVFILAPILTAVPALVITAVVPWGTEIELFGRMIPLGIADVNVAVLYILSVASISVYGIVLAGWSSNNKYAMLGGLRSSAQMISYELSLGLAFVGPILLAGSMSMNDIVEAQRNVWFVVWQPIGAIIFYIASLAEVNRAPFDMPEAEQELTAGYHTEYSGMKFALFFMGEYIKMAAVSAIFATLFLGGYRGPFVDQYPLLGPVYLLFKVFLSLGVMIWIRATLPRLRYDRLMSFGWKVMLPLALLNVFLTAVLIMWLGL
- the nuoI gene encoding NADH-quinone oxidoreductase subunit NuoI codes for the protein MLNAIKSFYEILKGMGITARQILRGSQTYQYPETKRPVRQRFKGRHELRRYDNGLEKCIGCALCAAACPADAIFVEASENTDEKRFSPGERYASTYEINMLRCIFCGYCEDACPTEAIVLGDNYEMSFTDRSQSIYTREKLLVPVPPGGNPTPQQVEPGMFDRSIPMMENPD